The following are from one region of the Quercus robur chromosome 1, dhQueRobu3.1, whole genome shotgun sequence genome:
- the LOC126726040 gene encoding putative RNA-binding protein involved in heterochromatin assembly has protein sequence MDKRKSCILMAFFILLLSMDAIFVQAAGNSNANNSNGNGNGNNNNGNGNGNGNGNNNNNNGKGNGNVDNNSKEDYDVLSPESDGKERAKCKANGACYAKTLTCPNECPQRKPKQNKKKKGCYVDCSSKCEATCKYRKANCNGYGSLCYDPRFVGGDGVMFYFHGAKGGNFAVVSDENLQINAHFIGTRPIGRTRDFTWVQALAIMFESHTLVIAAKRVTHWDDNVDALTVRWDGESINIPTDGEAEWRTNGEEREVVVERTDDANSVRVRVAGLAEMDIRVTPIGEKENKVHNYQLPSDDAFAHLETQFRFFNLTDLVEGVLGKTYRPDYVNPVKIGVPMPMMGGEDKYQTPSLYSPLCKACKFQRQYGFGEVAQY, from the exons ATGGATAAGAGAAAGTCATGCATTTTGATGGCTTTCTTTATTCTATTGCTATCCATGGACGCCATCTTTGTCCAGGCTGCAGGCAATAGTAATGCCAACAATAGCAATGGCAATGGAAATGGCAACAACAACAATGGTAATGGCAATGGCAATGGAAAtggcaacaacaacaataacaatggCAAGGGCAATGGCAATGTTGACAACAACAGCAAAGAAGATTATGACGTGTTATCACCAGAGTCTGATGGAAAGGAACGAGCTAAATGCAAAGCAAATGGAGCTTGTTACGCCAAAACTCTTACATGTCCAAATGAATGCCCACAGAGGAAGCCCAAacagaacaaaaagaagaagggatGCTATGTTGACTGTAGTAGCAAATGTGAAGCCACTTGCAAAT ATAGAAAGGCCAACTGTAATGGATACGGCTCCCTCTGCTATGATCCTCGGTTTGTTGGTGGAGATGGTGTAATGTTTTACTTTCATGGAGCAAAGGGAGGAAACTTTGCTGTTGTTTCAGATGAGAACCTCCAAATCAATGCCCATTTCATTGGAACTCGACCAATAGGAAGGACTCGCGACTTTACATGGGTCCAAGCTTTGGCTATAATGTTTGAAAGTCACACCCTTGTCATTGCAGCAAAGAGAGTAACACATTGGGATGATAATGTTGATGCTCTCACTGTAAGGTGGGATGGTGAATCAATTAACATCCCTACTGATGGAGAGGCTGAATGGAGGACCAATGGTGAAGAAAGAGAAGTGGTAGTGGAAAGAACCGATGATGCTAACAGTGTAAGAGTTAGAGTTGCTGGGCTGGCTGAAATGGACATTAGGGTGACACCTattggagaaaaagaaaacaaagttcACAATTACCAGTTACCCTCTGATGATGCCTTTGCTCACTTGGAGACACAATTCAGGTTTTTCAATCTAACAGATCTTGTTGAGGGAGTGTTAGGCAAGACATACAGGCCTGACTATGTTAACCCTGTCAAGATTGGAGTTCCAATGCCAATGATGGGTGGGGAGGACAAGTACCAGACTCCATCCCTCTATTCACCTCTTTGCAAAGCTTGCAAATTTCAGCGGCAGTATGGGTTTGGTGAAGTTGCTCAATACTAA